AGAACTGGCGCGGCTGCTGGAGTCGCTGCATCAGCATGGTGTGCTGCGCCTGGCGAATGATTTGGTGGGTGCCAATCAGGACATCGCCCAGGTTTTAGTAAAGGGTTTACAGCGCGAAGGCACGCTCAATGCGATACAGAATATCTCGGTGCTGCTGCTCGCGCTCTCCAGCATTCCGCCAGAGAAAATGTATAAACTGGCCTTCGGCCTGCGCGATATGGCCGATGCGCTAAGTCAGCCTGCCGGGGCGGGCGAGCATAATGCGCCTGGTCTGCAGGGCGCGTGGAAGATGCTACAGGACGAGGATCTGTGGCATGCCCTGCAACCTCTGCTCAGTGGGATGAAAGCCTTCGCGCGGCGCATGGAGCAACCAGTTGATAAGCCGATCTCCGCGTGGACCGGTAAACCCAGCGACGCATAATGAACGGGGAAACCGCCCTGTTGCTGGCGCGCGGCCAGTTTGCTTTTACTATCGGCTTTCATATTGTGCT
This genomic interval from Kosakonia sacchari SP1 contains the following:
- a CDS encoding DUF1641 domain-containing protein, which translates into the protein MAKAIDYQPEPAKIGPDAHEELARLLESLHQHGVLRLANDLVGANQDIAQVLVKGLQREGTLNAIQNISVLLLALSSIPPEKMYKLAFGLRDMADALSQPAGAGEHNAPGLQGAWKMLQDEDLWHALQPLLSGMKAFARRMEQPVDKPISAWTGKPSDA